The genomic stretch CTTTGCTGTATGAATGCTCCCTGATTTTGCCCTACTATATGTGGTAACACTTCAGCAAGCCTTGAACAAAGCAGCTTGGATATGATTTTATACActacattacaacaagcaataggTCGAAATTGAAGGACACTCTTTGGCGTATCACACTTGGGAATAAGTGTAATATTTGTGGAATTTATTTGCTTGAGTAGTTGTTTGTAATGGAAAAAATCTTGGACTGCTTTTATCACATCCCCTCCAATCTCCCCCCAAGCATCTTTAAAAAACTTGCTAGTGTAACCATCTGGCCCAGGAGATTTTATGTCAGGGATACTAAATAGGGCCTCCTTAATTTCCTCCCCAGAGACTGGCTTTCTCAGACTATGCCAGTGATCAGCATTACACCTAGGTCCTTGGTCAATAATCTTTCTGTGGACCTTCTTTGTTTCCTTACTTGTTCCTAGGAGGACCTGATAATAATCAATAAATGCTTCCTGAATTAACTCTTGTGTATCACACACATTACCTTCCATATCCTCAACCATTACAACCCTATTCAGATTCCTTCTCTTTTTCAGCAGTCCATGGAAATAGGAGCTGTTGACATCTCCATCCCTTATCCACATCTGCTTGGACTTTTGCGCAAGGAAGCTCTCCCTAGCTTTATTTAGCTCCTGCAGCTGAAGAGTAGCATCATATTCTTCAGTAATGCTCTGAATATCAGTAGGGTCTCTATTTATCACTTCCTGCAAACCCTCCACCTGTTTCTGCAATATAGTTGCAGCATTCTCAATATCACTGTAGCATTCTTTGTTCAGTTCCTTAAGCACATGTTTCAGATTCTTCAAATTTTTTGCCAGTCTGAACATAGAAGTACCATTGAAGCCAGATTCCCAATGCATCCTCACCAAAGGAATAAATTTATTAGAAGCACCCCACATGTTGAAATATTTGAAGCTTCTCTTACCCTGATCTTGACTTGTACTTTTTAAGAGGAAAGGGGTATGATCCATAAGTCCCTCAGGAAGGAAATGTGCATAAATGTCCGGGAACTTATCACACCAGTCCTTATTGACTAAGAACCTGTCTATCCTACTATAAATTCTTTCCTCTGGTTGCTGTTTATTGTTCCAAGTATATAATGCTCCCTACTGCGAGAATGTCAATCACCCCACGATCGACCACACATCTCCTAAAAGGTTCCATTTCACCAGATGGAGTATTCCCACCCACTCTCTCTGAAGCATTTAGCACACAGTTGAAGTCCCCTGCAATTGCCCAAGGTCCAGCTACCAAATTTGCAGACTTTCTCAAATTATCCCACAGTTGCTCTCTCTCATGAATACCATTGAAGGCATATATCATAGTTAACCAGAAACTCCTCCTATCTCCCAAAGAATCAACCTTCATGTGAATATATTGGGCATTATATTCCAATACATTCACCCTAAAACAATTAGGTTTCCAGAGAACCCAAATGCGTCCACCAGAATGATATCCATTATTTGTAGTGATACACCAACTAGAAAAATTACAAGAAGCTTTATGGAAAGCCTTATTCTTTATTTTAGTTTCAAGTAACCCAAAAAGACCTATTTTATTATTATGCAAAAAATTATTGATATCCTTTTGTTTTCCTACTCTATTCATCCCTCTAATGTTCCAAAAACCTATCCTATCCATTAGACAATATAGGTTTTGAAGCATTACCAATTTCAAAGACACTTCTCCTCTTAGGTGGTGATGCAAAGAACTTCCTTGTAAGAATAAGCTCCAAACACCTCATTGCTAGACCCCTCATTTGCCCTCTCACGACTACTCATTTTAACCAGTCTCTTTCTTTGGTGTATGGAAGCCCCCATCGCTCTCCTCTCCACCGGTGTAGATATCTCCGAGCAACAAGTTTTTTCGCACAATCGTAGAAACGATTTGCAATTTTAGTAATTGGTCTCCATAATTGTTTAATGAGTTGCTTGAATGATTTCTTTATTTCCCCTCTCCTACAATTCTCCATTTCGTGACCCATTCCTTGACATTTTGTGCATTTTGAGGTTTCCATTCATACTCAATGTCCACTTTAACCACTCCTCCATTTTCATCCTTAAAAGATATGCTATCTGGTAATTTTTGATCCACCTGTAACTCCACCATCACCCTCGCAAACCCTAACCTGGTTCTTTCCTCTGTTGCTAAATCACTTTTGACATATTTCCCTACCAGGTTAGTGATCTTTGGAAGACCTTTGCCCCAGAATTTAAGAGGCAACTTATGAATTCTAATCCAAGCTGGCACTGATGTCACATTATCCTTATTCATCTCCATATCTTTCTCCCATGACTTAACTATCATtggtttattatcaaacatatAATGCCCTGAACTAAGGActtgttctttcatttccatGCTTTTAAATCTAACCAAAAAGATCCCATTCGGCATGAAGGAAATCTTATCAATGTTAAATTTTGTCCAAATCCTCCTTATAAAACCTTCCACAATCTCCCATGGCGGGTTGGCACCCAATATAAAACAAACTACAGCCTGTTTCCAATAATCAATTTCCTCTTCCACATCCTCAATTTGAATTTGCAACATTTCATCATGCTCTGCTTTTTTCTCACAGTCATCACACTCATTCTCAGCAGGCTCTGTTTCCACGTCTTGTTCTGTATGTTTCAACCCCTGTTCGAGACTATCCTTCACAATTTCCTCctcttcttcactttcctctaTTTCCTCGTCTGTTTCCCCCTCCTCTTCCGTTTCTACTATCAATTCTGGAATACCTACAATTTCATGCATCATTTTAGTTTTACCTTCTTCATCAACATCTGGTCCAGTGCTAACGGTATTAGGGTTCCTGTTTTCCATACTTTCTGCTTCCTCTACCATCGTAACATCCTTCGTGGTATTCGCAGGGATACTCCTCCCCCTTAAGTTCTGTTCTCGTTGTCGTTGTTGACTTGATTTCCTTGTCATAGGCATTAAATCAATGACGGCGCATTAAAGACATATTCATCGTAGCATCCTCTCTCTAGGTTTTCTCTCTCTAGGTTATTTTTTATTCTAGAAAATTCTAACTATcattactattataattattattacagAAAGTGTTAATTTTTTTTCGAATCGATTATCTTTctgagaactacgatttgaaaacaAAAAATGTCGTATTTGGATCACGTGGTTAGTAGTTTTTGTATGTCAAAGACTCACATTTTTTttgaccgaacaaactttgagtgaccatacCTCTTGGTCATGAATATCaaactcgacaattttttttttttcaaatcgtaattCTGGAGAGATGgttaatttgaaaaaaaaccGTTACTTTATGAGCTCGTAAACACGAATTAATGCCTCTTACAATTTTTCGGATAAAAAATTGGATATTTTgaacaaaatatcaaaacttaAGGACACCACGTGCATTTTTCGTTCGGTTTTTAACACTTGAAATAAGGATCATTAACGCGTATAGGTATTTACTAATTACGGAGTATAAACGATGATTGGATGGAACGCGTTCATATATAGCTGTGCAGCATAGTGTTCCCATAAAAGACAGAAAATGAGTGATTTGATATTAACAATGATAGCCAATTTAGCTTTAGTTTGAGCACAAATTGTGATATGTTTCGTATATATGCTATGATGCGTCGTTGTATGTACACATCTAAACCTAATTATTCCAAACCTTTTGCTAATTCCATAGATTTCGTAGTCAAAGTGGCCACATGGGATTTCATGCTGTGTTTCTTTCACTCTTGTTTGTGGTGTTCTATAACCAGTGACACAGCCAATATTTAAACTTATCGGGAGTGAAAATTTATTTGCAAATTGAGGGTATAATGACTTATTAATTCATGCAGTTGTCAAGAAACCATTTTAACTACAAGTTTAAACTAATGATTGGAGTTAAATGATTGGTTTTATATTCTAACAATATCTAAGAATTTATTTGCTCACTTAAAAGTTGAATCACATATTCCCAATGTAGACCTCATTGTATATTTGTATTGACAATTTGCAATAGGAAGAAGAAATAAGAGTAATGGTACAAATGTACAATAACACCTCGTAACATTGGATTATTTACTTGGTTAAGCGTTAATTGTGTAACATTGGATTATTTACTTGGTTAAGCGGTAATTGTAAGTGATTGGGCAATTCTCTTTTATTTTATAACATTATTTATATCAATTATGAGTGTTGCTTtaatttaagacggttttaaataAGAAGGATTTGCATAAAAGGAGAAAAATATGTTTAATTAGATGCAGACAAAGAGCAGTAAAAACATAGAGGGTACGCAATCACGCATTCCCGCGTCAGAATATTCACGAGCAATTGTTGTTTTCGTCTGTCTTCACTAACCTACGTTGGCTACGTACACTGTCCTCAACTATActtttaattagtcttatctATTTTCTATTTAAATTGCGAAAttaaatttctcatttaatttggctcttgaaattttgaaatgtcAAACACCAAATTGCGTATGACGTACTCCACTAACCTAAATTGCTTATATTTCTGCCCGTATAATGTGATTTTTGTCTTATACTTATAGAGCATGTTAAttccccttaaactaaaagaataagagattctCAAGTTTTCCTGCCTAAATGAATTGCTCTTTATTGGACTTTGAGCTTCATTATATCCTATCTTTGACTAGGCCATACTGatttactccctccattttttaatatatgacgttttacTTTTTCGAGgcaagcctttgactttaatatttacaaaaatatactcgtatttggtaaaaaattataaaacttATACCATAAATGTCTTATGAAAAACtatttcatatgagtatacatatcactatatttaagcatataatttgagagatattgaagagagaagagtgtgtctcgaaatgtgagaaagttatatatagaaaaatagagggagtatttcATACAATAAATAATTCTTTGACATTTAAAAAGGGGATAATATGTTTTCAACTTGCATTCCTCTTTCTTTACTACCGTagctactaagagaataaaaaattTCAATAGTTTTCCTTCCAAAAAGAAGTTggctaaataaggaaataaaactctatttatattaaattattatcttttagttaagatataatctttaatcattatagtttttttaattaaattataatcttttaatttaaaaataaatCAAAACTGGTATAAATCTAAAATTCGTATATGAAAAACCGAAAAATTTGATATTATTAGTTTCGAATAATTTTTTTTACCAAGTACGAGTATTTAGTTCTTATACAAAAATTATGAACTTATATTATTAATTTCTTgacaaaaaaaaactttaaaattatttgagataatttataaattgatTGTGATGaaaaatttcattaaaatatacaTTTCATGAATTTACTtaattcttttaattaattttccattttaattttaataCCTCATATTAAAATATAAAGATCATAGATATGAGACGATTTTAAATTTAGTGTGAAACTGTCTTATACTCCGTAAGAAATTTTGTGGAGAAAGATAAGGGACATTTTCTTTCcaactagtcttgcttgtgacgggctaattccGTTACaaacttgtgacctctcacaaaaagggagaggggacaaggtggggcacccccatatgCTTCCTACTCACCTTTTAATGGACATtatgtgagaggaaacggtatccctcacaagcttgtgacggatatcgccgtcacaaatgagaatttgtgttttcttaATTCTCTAAGCTAAGCTTAAGGTATATATTTGGCGTGCTTTGATGCTAAGTAAAGCGGAGATGAGTCCATGTAAAATACTCCATGTAATTTTATCTTTTGATTTTTGCTTCAATGTTAAGCCATTGGTTTGCATAATAACCCTTTTATAAGTAGTTCTCACACAACAATTTTATTGCTATTAAAAGTTTTAAAACTTTCAAAAAGGAACAAATTCATTGTCGGATCATCGactttcatttaaaaaaaaaacataaaataaataaggTAGCTAAGCGTAAGAAAAAAAACATATCATATACTACTCCGTATGAACTAATATACAATCATGAGTTTAAAATCAACCTCAAAGTGATAATTAATTTTTTTAAGCATTTAAAGAAAAAACCTAAAAACACCGGTATCTCGCCCAAACAGATACTCCTTACGTGTCAATcatttatttttctattatttgTGAGAGGTATTGTAATTTAAGGGGTAAACAAGTGAATGAACAAAAGGAGTATACACTTTAGCTATGTACACTTTAGAACTTAAGGATCTCGTTCTTATAAACTAAAAACAAGCTGAACTAAACCAAAATTTAGATAAAACTGAACCGAACGAACTTTACTAAacttaggagtcgtttggttacaTACGGGAACTTACAATGCCTAGGAAGTGTCATATCACATgattttagaattcatgtgaattagaaaatgttgtttggttacatGTAGACATTCtaattcatgtaggcattcccacttacctagggggatcTGGGTAAGCAACTTcttccattatggaggaattggaattcatgggaagttccaattcatatgaattggggtaaccaaacaacctaaCCATTTTGCAATTTACATGAATTAAAGTTCCTGTGTAATTTAGtgggcaaccaaacgaccccttataGGAACCACAATTAATTCCAAAAGGACCTATTGTGTTAAAAGAAAGCGGACAAATCAAATTTTATGTTAGTTAGAAAGTGACATTTCCCCATGGTTGATGGTCCATAACTCTATACCATAATCCATGGGTATTGTATCCTTGGTTTTGGAATTTTGGTAAGGAGCGAGGCACATCCGGACAGGCTTGATTTTGTGTAAAAAGGCTAGTTTGCGCGTAAAGATAAGATATTCTGTTAGCTTCTCCGCCATCAGTGTGAGTTTTTCTTGCAAATTGTTATTTCGATTCTTAATTACCAAATAAACATTCCTTTGATAATTTAAAAGTTAGCATATCAAAACTTACTAAATATCGGATTAGTGCAATAAATCACGGTATATAATTTGCGAATTGTTTCATAAACGTCCTAAAATTTAAATAAGTGTGCATTACCCTTAGATTCaagtgaggttttgttttgataTATTCGGAATATTATTTTATGTAAATACTTGCAAATTATTGTTATCTCAATTACCTCAGGATAGCAAACGGCTCATATACAGACATATgcgaaaataattcataaaaattcACTTTCACAGCCTTTTAAGCTAAGATCAAGTGTTGTATTTGTTCTTATCAGTTTAATACTCGATGTGAGGCTTGTGAGCCATTAACTCACACAAGGCGAGATCCATTGAGGTAACTTGTTGCTTTATTTTTCAACCGTTGCCCATGCATTTGATAGCACTGTTACAACGGCCTAAGTGCCTAACGCACCTCTCCAAAAGAAAAAAGAATGATCCACAAAAGCCAATGCCAAAAATTAAGGCGTATAACTAGGAAGCCCATACACACACAAAAAGTTTATATCTCCAACTCTCCCAAGTGCGTCGACCACGTTCTAGTGTACAAATCTTACAATAAGTCGTGTTTGTgaccgtcacaagtttgtgacgtcTTACAAGCCCTCTTTCACTTGCTTTCCGACTTGCCTTTCACTTGCATCTTGTAAgaggtcacaaacttgtgacaaaAAATGttcgtcacaaataagaatttgtgcaaATCTTAATCAGAGGACAAAATTATGGAGATTTTAGGtatacaattggtctcccttgtgacgggttaccatttgtggcggatattttgtgagttaaaatggtaacaaaatgggttagtggagaaaggggaccacatgaatagtgttgcagagagagaaaaagtgggtactttgtgaggtaaaatggtatccggatatgtgccgtcacaaacaagaatttgtgttaggTATATCAAGGGTCTTTTTCAAACAAACTTACCTGAATACTAACAACCacattaaataaataataaaataaatcaaaaCAGTAGGCTTCTAAGCACAAAAAATTATGAATTTCTACTCGTATAATTTAATCATAGTCAAATCACAATTAATATAGTTCCTAACAATCATACTTGATCATTCTTCAATCATGCATGTTGCCAGACCATAAAGTCGTAGTTAAAGATTCAATTACAACTGGCATAGCTGCCCATTTAACTAACACAAATTTTCGTTTACACCGTATATTCGTCTTAAACATAAAATCGGTAAATATAACGAATCAGACAAAAACATAATGCGTAGGACGAAACAAAAAGTTTGTCACATCTATTTAAGTTCCTATTTTTTTCGGCTTAATTTTAACTCTGGTTCAGCCCACTTTAGTTTAGTTTAACTCAGCTTATTTATCTCAACAAATTTTGATCCAATTAAGCTCCATTCATTTCACGTCAGCTCATTTCAGTTTAATTCAGCTTATAGCTTCATTcagcccaaaaaaaaaacaaagcctAGTAATAAGTTTCCATCTTCATTTATGTCTTAGACAGACATATCCGTCTTAAGAAAGACCAGCGTATAGCTTTAATGTCTTAATTATACTATACCCACTAAACCCACCCTATATATATTGGGTCACGAATTAAATCCTCCAAGTGTTGCTTTGTGTGTAATAAGTTATGGGTCACTTTTACGTCTTAATTTGTGTTCTGTTTCTTGGGTTTTCTCTTACAACAAATGCTCTTAGCCAGAATTACTACGCCAATATATGTCCGAGTGTCGAGTCGATCGTCCGACAAGCTGTGAAACTGAAAATAAACCAGACATTTGTTACGATTCCGGCCACTCTTCGTCTCTATTTCCACGACTGCGCTGTTTCGGTATTCCCTCCGTTCCAATCTTTCGCttgttagttagttagttacatttaattattgcatttattgTATTAAATGTCGGTTTTAGTACACACGGCAACATAAATAACTAGTTTTGGGGTTGTATGTGCAGGGTTGTGATGCTTCAATAATGATTCAATCAACACCTACTAATAAAGCAGAGAAAGATCATCCGGATAATCTTTCATTAGCCGGAGACGGGTTCGATACGGTTATAAAGGCGAAAGCAGCTGTGGATGCAATTCCCAGTTGCAGGAATAAAGTTTCCTGTGCTGATATTCTTACCATTGCTACTCGCGATGTCGTCAATCTGGTATTGTTTGCTTGCTTGTTTGTTTAATGCACTCATTTTATTTCATGTGAAATTTAATTGAAACTTCAAATTAGAATTACATAAAAATCGCGATTTCTATTGATTATGCTAGTGCGAAACAAATGTCCGTCAGCTAGTTTAACTAATAAAGTCATAAACAGTGATATTTTTCTCTTTAGTTCAATTTCAATCAGCAACATGTGGTTTTTTGGTGAAATAAATCATTATAAAACCGTCACATACAAAAGTTTTACGATACCTAACATGGATGTGGTTTTAGGGGAATAAATCTAAATCCATTCATTATTTGTGTGGTAATTGGCCACTGATTATGTAGATGAGATGataaattaaagagagtaaagtGGAAAAAATGTAGGCAGGAGGACCATATTACAAAGTAGAgttggggagatttgatagttTGACGTCGACGGCTTCAAGTGTGAATGGAAAGCTACCTCTGCCGACTGATGGGTTGGATCGCCTTAATTCTCTCTTTCGCAATCTTGGACTCACTCAATCTGATATGGTTGCTCTTTCAGGTATCAAATCTTTTGTATATTGCTTAGTAATTTGTATTGTATGTATATCGTAACTAAAGATGTGTTAGTCTAGTGGTTCATGTTAGAAAACACCCAGTCGTTTCGGCACAATTGGAGTTGGTTCATGAATCCCAGAAGGCCGTAAGCAAGAAAGTTGACCTGCTTGCAATTAATGGTATTAATAATTAGAGAAATAATCGTACTAATTTACAGAGGTGGCCATGTGAGTAATTTAGTCAACTTCAATGGTGACGTTTCAAAGAAAGAGGCATGGGACTGGGAGGAAATTAGCTGTAACCAATCGCAAATTCTTGTTTTAGGCGGACATTTTTCGTTTTATTTTTCAGACGggcatatgtgaccattttatagttaaatgtaaccacaatggtataGGCAATGTTATAGCTTATGGTAACTGGTTTTTCAATAGTGGTtacatttaactataaaatggttacaaaatctcgtcttattatttcagaccaaaaaggCCCGTCTGAAGCAAGACGTACTGCCCGACTGTATATTGAAAACCCCAAAATACTTAAAAAACATACATTGAACATGGAACAAGCTCAAAATAAACAGTGAAGGATTCAATACTAGTCAGCTACGGAGTATATAAGTATTTATTTACATAAATTTCTATACAAATAGATTTTATTCTGAATGTGTCGGTAAATACAAGATTCAtaaaaaaatgaacaataaataaatgaaatatcTTTATGTAGAACAAAAGACAAGATGCAATTGTGCTCTTTTCAAATCTAAACTAGAATTATTTAACTATAGTCGAGTTTAGACAAAAGGTGCAGAAAAGTTGTGAAGAAGTAAGATATTTTACATAAAAAACAGGATTTGTATGGCCCAATACATTTGGAATGTTGCACAAACTGCT from Silene latifolia isolate original U9 population chromosome 2, ASM4854445v1, whole genome shotgun sequence encodes the following:
- the LOC141643544 gene encoding peroxidase 51-like, which encodes MGHFYVLICVLFLGFSLTTNALSQNYYANICPSVESIVRQAVKLKINQTFVTIPATLRLYFHDCAVSGCDASIMIQSTPTNKAEKDHPDNLSLAGDGFDTVIKAKAAVDAIPSCRNKVSCADILTIATRDVVNLAGGPYYKVELGRFDSLTSTASSVNGKLPLPTDGLDRLNSLFRNLGLTQSDMVALSGAHTVGFSHCSRFSNRIYGFSATSPIDPTLNQQYAAQLQTMCPKDADPRLAIGMDPVSPLRFDNWYYADLKQGKGLFTSDQVLYTDARSKPQVEKWATNIVDFYSAFSSAMVKLGRVGVKSASTGNIRVRCDAFN